The genome window AGCTAAACCGTccagccgaaggggtacgggcggACGCTGACCGTCCGATCACAAATCGACGCACAAGATTAGATTATCGCGTTATAAAACAGATAATCTGCCCCGATCGTCCGATCCAGAATCAACGGACGAAGGTCGATCCTACCCCGATCTAATCTAACCCGCCCGCCATGAATCCTACGGACACGGTTTAGTTGTGCAAAGGTTACCCTATCCTCTAATCTCGATCGTCAGCGCCGGATCCAACGGACCACGGCGTTCTTCTTCCCCACGGCGGTCTGGACAGCAGTGCCGCCCACCCACGGCGGAGCTTCGCCAGCGGACACGCAATCCGATGCCCGGACGCCCCTAATCTAAAATTGGTCGGTGATAAACCTAGAGGGGGTGATGGCGAACTCGATTAGAGCACGTACCGCAGATGGAGGTCAACGGGACGAAGAGGCCACGACGAATGGCGGCTCGCAGGCTACGGCGAGCGATTCGCCGCGAAACTGCACTGTCCCGAGCCCCGATGCCCACGGTATGGTCTCAGCGACGCTTGATGATGCTCCCAAACCCGAGAGCGAGATCCCGACGAGGGTGTATGCGCGACTTCGACCACGGCGGATCGATTCCTCACTATGCTGCGCTCATACCCCACGGTACAGGACCATGAAGAAGGGGGGGATCGACGGGTACATTTATAGCGCAGGGAAAGGAGTCCGCGTCGAGGACAATTGGTTGGCGGGGAAGGGAGGACCCCGAGATCCCCGGCGACGACCATGGCGGGATTGCGCGCGACCGTCGCGGACTCTGTTTCGAGGTGGTCGGACGAGCTGACAACTGGGACCCCACATGGCGGTGGCAAGCGATGGTATACGCGCGGCCAGGGAGTCTGGTAGATGGACCCATGGGGCAGTGGTCGAGTCAGCGCGGTGGAGTTCGGAAATGGGCCGCGCGTGCACGGAGACAAACGAACGGTGGGCTGAATTCCGGTTCCAAGGCCCAATACAGGTAGTCTTCCCCTTTTCTTTGTtttatttctatttctatttaatttgaaattttcaaattcaaatttgactcTGGGTTCACATTTAATCTTCAAAATAAAAAGGCACAATCAAAATCCAACATGTGATGcagtatttatttatttgtttataaGTAAAtacttttggatatgttgctccaCATAATTATTTTGAGAAAAACATTTTCGATTATATAATCTCGATTAAACGATGCTCTAACATTTATCTTAATATAACACTTATCAAATTCAACAAGGATAATTTATGTAAGAATCCCCTTTATTGTATCTTTATATTTATTTTAGGAGATGTGACTCAAAAGCTTTGTGGAAAATATTCTAACTCAAATTCTTTGGAAAATTTTACATAATCCCCAAAATACTAACACATTAATATATTCATTTATTatttttttctaccaatttttgggctttacactaAAACGCTGTTACAATCTTTAgttgctcggtgttacctctagaacgctgacgtcgccctctgacatcgtcttaagtcgctcggcagttatctttAAAACCCCGATATTGTGTTCGGCCGCTCGAcagttacctctaaagcgccgacaccatctacaaagttactcggcggctattcctaaaagcatcagtttgatgcccgagttactcatttactgtctcaaaggaatcagctTCACAAACGAGCAAGACAAGTCATAAaggagaagccaacatcattctttcattagaagggaagataacatacttacaaatcaactctttacgagttgatacttccctactactactactacattacattactactactactactacactacgctatactactctacattactactacattattctaactatactatactaatatctaaaagaccagtggcatctagccactggccctgttgctgccgccgccgctgccgcccctggtgctgcccctgctgctgccgccccggttgctgcccctgctgccgccgccgccgctgcccctgccgctgccgccaccgtcaccgtcgccatcgtcgtcgtcgtcgtcgtcctcgtcctcgccgccgccgtccgagtcctcctcatccgaggagtactccgactcatccgagccctcgagcccggagcgctcgacggcccgaatgtacgtccagacctccgctgcgagcccctgggagtcgtctgagtcgtcagacgactcacgcagggggatgggagccggagacccctcggactcagaggagaactcctcctctgagtactccgagtcaccaaactcctccgatgggggagttggctcacgcttgcgcttgttgttcttgcccatggtggaagcacaagggagagaagaaagggaagcaacagagaacaaCGAGAGATGTGAAAAGGCCAGAGAGACAAAGGcgctatttatagaaggagaaggcaaccgctcacctccaaccacggtcactgaacagtcgcaaagcattcaataagcacttcaacccgtctgaagacacgtcaggcggctgacgccgtttcacgcaacacaacacccattgggactccagtcaacagcgcggaggatatgattacacccgccgtcacatcacattactactcagaagcagccgactaaaacactcagcgtaccaagccgtcccttgcccacacccattggggggggacacccaggaattatcagtatatttttcaaaacggtcacatctgtgcagggcacgcagtgaatacctcaagacaaaaatgagatatcagtaaggatcagaggaaagccaaatataaccagtgaagtacaaaatatggccgacagaagcgacgtgaagactagaaagagaacgtccatcaaacgtccaatcagtcgcagagcaaataaattgcactacctagcaagatatggatggattgcgaactcgactGCTAAAgaaaaaatatatgctgacctctgaagcaaaatattgatgacataatgctgacctccaaagcataatgcgaatagcctCATGCCAATTCCCACAAACAGAAAGGaaaattttcagcaaagagacacgaaaggaagaccttcgaatggattatcctcaaaaatccatttgaaggtcgggggctacacccattgggtgcacctccgatgcaccccatggattatcattccaagccaagatagtaccGACTTCTaaagcgtgggacaagattaaaaggccaaccCTCAGCCAaaatgcaggagcacaaatggaaataatttctggggaagaccttcgagcagattattttctaaaatctgctcgaagctcgggggctacacccattgggtgcacctccggtgcacccaatgaagttcagaatcctacaaattgaaatgccgacctctaaggcacaagcacgatactaagcttcggtctacgagtgatcaaagcaggagaagacaacaggaagtcattttcttcaaatcacctgcaagctggacctgggatctttgggctgattacctctaaattaacccaaagatcgggggcttgtgggggatagatatcccccgggtccactaaaagagtaaaagacctcacgaaaggcccaagggcccaataaatcgtaaggtcattctttcgtgggcctggggagagacaaccagcagagcagatcgacatgaggccggattggtgcaaacccggacgacccacaacgttgagcgagtgaccgcaacagagatccgactttcccgcgctggagcccccatgcaacggagccatgcgaggataagtcggcagggttacatggagataaactcaagcagttcactatcttttagcgacTCGTTGTTATCAaacccacatgtattgccccacggtcgagtatataaggcccaggggcaccccttcagaacgatcgacactATTACTTAGCcgcccacatcaactctctgcattctccatccagagagctctcttgtaaccttgtccaccaagcatactcaccaggacgtagggtgttacgcatctctaagcggcccgaacctgtaaaccttgttcactgtccctcgtgcaatcggcatgaaccattttgctacagttgtcgacaccgtcctactcctaaaaacaccttgaggggcaaccccgggtgtgcggtcggacccaaaacaccgacacggactgtccggtgcaccatgcgacagtcagcctccaccaaacgactagtttggtggttggggttataaatacccccaaccaccccacattcaagacatccaagttttccaacttccaaccacttacaagagctaggcattcaatacaagacacacccaagtgatcaaatcctctcccaattccacaaaagctttagtgttaagtgagagtgatttgttgtgttcttttgagctcttgcgcttggatcgctttcttctttctcattctttcttgagatcaatactcacttgtaaccgaggcaagagacaccaattatgtggtggtccttgcggggaagttttgttcccggttgatttgagaagagaaagctcactcggcccgagggaccgtttgagagagggaaggggttgaaaaagacccgacctttgtggcctcctcaacggggagtaggtttgcgagaaccgaacctcggtaaaacaaatccgcgtgtcacactcttcattcgattgcgatttgttttgcaccctctcttgcggactcgattttatttctaacgctaacccgacttgtagttgtgattaactttgtaaattttagtttcgccctattcacccccctctaggcgactttcagtacacctataggcagaaccgtgcaccgcgGTCTACGTTAAGTTCTTATATAGTAGTAGAGATATGTCTTTTTTCAACCAAAAAATTTAGACTAAAATATATTTCAGCCTAAAAATGTGGCCCAAAAGACTTCCTACTTGCAACGATTGAGTCTGGCGCTGGCAGTCTCCCTGAGTCGCTCAAGTCACGAGAACATAAGCTCTTCCAATTATTTCGCAAACCTGCCGGTTGCGTTTCCTATGTTGCCAGTGGCGCGCCGCCTCCATTCAGTCCTCTATCGCTCTCCACGCCTTCAGGCTCTACGAATCCGGCAAGGGCACAAGGCAGCAACCTTCGAGCCGGCTGGGCGGGCTCTGACTCAGGATTCCACCATCGCCAGTCCGACCTCCACCTCCGTCAGTCTGCCTCCAGCGTCCCTGCGAGCCTGTAGCAATGACGCGCGCGGCCTGCACTGGCGCGCGCCACCGCCCAAATCCGCCCCTGCCATTACATCTTCTCTCAAACTATACAACTTACTCAACCTGATTCCCTTTCTTTTTTATTCATAGGCGAGGGCGGAGCGCCTCCCTAGCAAATGGGCAGTGACCACCTGAGCGGCGAGCGCTGTGTGCTGAGTGTTGACTGCCTGCTGCCATGTGTTCGTGATTCTCCTCTATTGTGAGTAATTGTTCCTGAATGTCTGATTCGCTTTCCCTATCTGCCACAGTTACACTGAATTGTTTTAAATGTTTCTACCCCTAAAGTGTGAAAAATTAAAAGACATGTAGTATATCGTTATATTTGTAGAGTGGCCCGGAACGTTATTTTTACGGAGCTCCGCCACTGATCATGGCCTTAATTTAAACTTgggtacaaaaataacaaatattTTTTGTTGCTCTGGTTACAACACAAGGGTAATATTTAGTCCTACATCGATTAATAATTTTATTGTACATCGATTACATCGAGAATCTTGAGTGCATAGCGGTTTTTGTCGAAGTCTCACTTTAGAATTCCAGCGATTTTTGTCGATTAACTTTACTTACATTTATTTATGAGAAAAAAATCCCATTTGAACCGGAGTGGATCCTCTGCATATTGACTCTGCCACTGACATTTCGCCCTGATGCTCTGCAGGAAAGCGAGTGGAGAGCCTTGCTGCCATTGAAGCATAAAAAGATTCAGTGTGCAGAATAGCGAAGTATGCAAAATAACAGGAGTGAAAATCCTTCGACATTTTCCCAAGAAAGGACAAACACctggaaaaaaaaaggaaaacacaTCGAGCAATTCAACACGTACTCGTGATTTTTGTAACTCAGGCGTTGGTTCCGGCAGCCGTTCTTGCTTCGATCAGGTCATTGACGAGACGGCGCAGATCACAGAATGACGAGCCACCCTCCGCCACAGCCGAGCGCGCCTTCGCAGCGAGCACCCCCGCCTTGCTCCTCGCCGCCTCGCCGGTGCCACCCGGCTCCAAGAACCTTGCCACCGCTCGCGCCACTACCTCTGCTGCCATGCCACGACCTTTTGCTCCTCGTATCTCGTGCTCCGTGTCCCGCTCCACACCCTCTCCCCGATCTTGAGGACCTCCGTCACCAGTCTCTCCTCGATGAACTGGTCGAACACCAGCGGCCACGTCAGCATCGGCAcgccggccgccgccgcctccagCAGCGAGCTCGACCCGCAGTGCGTCAGGAACGCGCCAACCGCTGGATGGGACAGTATCGCCGTCTGCGGCGCCCACCCTCTCACTAGCATCCCCCTCTCTCCGACGCGCTCCTCCCACCCCTCCGGCGGCGTCCATCCGTCCGCCCTCACCACCCACAGGAATGGCTTCTTTGAAGCTTCTAGCCCAAGCGCCAGTTCCCGGAGCTGGTCCTCCGAGATGGCAGCGAAGGTGCCGAAGCATACGTACACCACTGAAAACCTCGGCTTGGTGTCGAGCCACGCGAGGCATGGCGAATCTCTGGTGCTTGCTCCGGCCGGTGGTAACGGCAGCGAGAGGGGCCCGACGAAGTAGGCGCGCTTCAGGTATCCGCTGCTCACGCACATGTCGCAGTATGGCTGCTCCAGATCCACGAACGAGTTGAGGGTGACGCCGAAGCACCTGCCCATCTCCACATGGCACCGCCTGACCCCGTCGTGCTCCTGCCGGCGTCTCAGGAACTCCGGCAACTCGGATACGGGGATCCGTATCTCCGGCCCCGGCAAGCGGCAACCCAGGGACGGTCACCTCCTGGCCATCTCTGATGACGACGTCACGGCCGAGGTGGTACATGACGAGCGTCGAGAAGATGCCAACGACGCTGAACGTAACGCACGGCACGCCGAGCTCGCCGGCCACGGCGTTGTTCCAGATGAAGTGGACGTCGGTGATGACGGCGTCAGGGGACTGTTCCCTGATGAGCGCCTCCTGCGCCGGTCGCGTCGAGGCCTCGTCGACGGCGACGGCATCAATGCGCCACCCGTCGTCCCCGGCGGCCGAGAGGTTCTCCACGCCCGGAGCGAGGCCGTCCACGCGCGGGAACGGGTAGGTGGCAATCTTGACCACGCCGCCCGCCTCGGCGCCGTACCGCCCGAGGGCCGAGCGAACCACGTGGACGTTCGCCGGGGTGACGGCGAGAGTGAGCTCGACGGCGTCCGGGTTGGCTGTGGCTAGACGGACGGCGAAGTCGGTGAACGGGCCTATGTGACTGGTGGCGAAGAAGGGCACGAGAAGGAGGCGCAGCTTCTTGTTGGACTCGAGCGCGGCCATTGATTGTGCGCGGCAGGCTCAATTGTTAGCCCCACTCCAACCACACACACCTCACACCCCCTCCACCTATGCTACCGTGTACTATCACTATAAGGAAATGGAGCTCTAAGAGCTTCCCCGACACTACACCGGCACACCCTATGTGCGGAAGAAACTACCCGGCCCTGGAGAGAGTTCTAATCTCCCCCCCCCCACTTTAATGGCTAGTCTGAAAACTTTTTTTCTAAGGTTTTTTCATTTTTCTAAGAAAAAGTTTATTTTTCCATAGGGTTAGTTTGGGAGTCACAAAACCGGAGAATATTGGAGGAATTAGAATCTCCTTGTTATTCAATTTCGAATAAGAAGGGGGTTTCTAGCCCCTCCAATCCTCGAAACTAGCCTTTAAGACTGGTTTGTTGACCAGGGAAATGGAGGGGATCCATGGGAGAGAAATTTTCTTTCTGTTCAATTTTGAATAGGAAGGAGACTCCTCCCCATAGACCCCTTCATTTTTATGGTCACCAAATCATCTCTTAGGAAAATGGAAATCACTTACGAAAATGGCCAAACCAGCCCTTATTACTTAATTTTTCTGTTTATATTAACGGTTTTTAAGTAATGTAACCCGATAATAATATATATTGTGGTAGTACAAACAGTATATGGTTTTTTTAAACTTTAAAAACAGATGAGAAAATATAAAATAACTAAATTATAGTATATAGGTGAGCTAGATAGAGTGGATGGTTGGAAACGTAAGGTGTGTGGAGAGTATCTTTTAGAGTGATGTAGTAAAATATAATAGAAAATACAGATATAAGGAGAAATACGGGAGTGGTTGGAGATGGTCTTAGACCATCTCCAACCGTTCCTACGAAGCCCCCTCAGTGCTCCAAGCCTCCAACAACGCCCCCTTTCACTTCCTCTCTTTTGCGTTGTCAAACCAAATCCCTCTATGAAGGGGAGCACTAATCTCTCCCTCTTCACTAATCAGTGTTATTAGttgtgtaattatttattttaggTTTAATTAGTATATAACAATATGTATTGCGGTACTATAAATATTGTATAGTTTTTTTGAACTCCAAGAAATGATATATAAAAGTTAAATATAACTCAGTTGAAGTGTAAAGAGAGACCGAATAGGAGGAATAATTGGAGAAGAGGAGAAATAGGGGAGGAATGATAGAGGGATGtatttaaaaataaatagaaGTTACAAATAGAAATAGGGGGAGATGAGAGGGGGTTGTTGGAATTAGCTTAGGGTCGATGCCAAGCATTTTCTGGATGTTGATCATGCAATCAATCACATTTCTCCATCGACGCTATGACATCGCAATCAGACGGTGACCAGTTAACATCAACGTGGCCAGCGTGCTCCACGTAAAAAAAATGTATTCGTTTCGATTTTATCCGCCTTTTTTTCAAATTATGTTTCTATCATGAATCAGAGCCACATGGTTGTTAGCTGTGGAAGCGGTACATCATGTGAAACAGTCTTTTATTCAGATCGGGAATAAGCTGAAATTACAAATATATTATTTGATTCATCGGTCTAAAAAGATACGCCTTCCATTACAAACTATAAGTAATTCTATTTTTAGAGCAAATTATCTCAAATTTTAAaaaatacataaaataaaataataattgtTTTTAAAATTCAATAGATAATATTAGATTGTCTATTAATTATTTTTATAGTATATTGCCACTGTCTTTTTTGCAATTTAGCTCTTTTTGGGTTTTATTTTCACAAATACGTCATTTTCAGTTTCATTTAAAAAAATGGATCCTCAGCTCGACGccattgacattggcgccgagctACTATGTGTCAACGCCAATTAATTTGGCGTGTACATCGTTTTGCGTGACTCCCACGTCGCGGTGACGTGGTCAGAGGTTGGCGCCACCGATCTCGGCGCCGAACTCGGTGCGCCATGGATCTCGACACCGACCTCTGTGTCTATAAATATCCCACTTCGTCCGTCAGTTCTTTGTAATCATTTCCTTCTACCAAACGACCAATATCAACCTAGCAACTTGGATCCATTGTTCATGTGTATCAAGGTAATTTCCCTCCATTTTTATGGTCTTTTGCTATGCCTAATTAATAGGGTTAGGAATACCGTTTGGGAATCATTTTTAGAATCATTTTTATCGCCATATTATTGATTTGTAGGATGTCTAGGCGTGGTAAATCTGCTAAACAAAGGTAATCATTGTATTAAATGTAATAACTAATATTTGTGAGTCTTATAAAACTTATCGAAATTTAGGAAGGGTCCATTGACCGGAACTGCCTTCGACCTGCTTCCTTTGCCAACTGGTGTTCTAGTGCCTATGTGTTTTTGTGATGATCCTTACAAGATTGACAAGTCTGAGGATCATGACACATATCGACAAAggtattggatgtgtgctaactaTGCATTTGAGCCAACGATTGTTCAGCGCTGGATGAATTTAATGGTGAGAATAAAATTTTAATATGTTAACAATTTGTAATCTAAGTGTTTGCGTACTAATCATTGCATGTATTGTAGActcctccaccactctgtgatttTGAGCAGTGGATTGACATGGAAATCTCATAGAAAGACAAGAAGTGGTTGGAGAATCTTAAAAAGTGGGACGCAGAGGACAAAGAGAGGATAGAGAAAAGACGAGAGGAGCTTGCGGTGGAGCAACAACGGGTAGACGAGCAGGAAATGAGGCGTGTTGCTGAATGCAGGGAGGAGATGGAGAAGAAGCTTGAGCGTGCACGTCGTGCAAAGGACGAAATGGAGGAGAACCCTGATGCTTTTCGCAAGGGCAAATGGCCCCGTTGCACTCAGTACTCAAGGTGCTTATATGATGTTGTGTAGTAATGAACTTCTTAATATGTATTATTTAGTATCGAATAATGTTATTTAGTAATGAACTACTTATATGGATTCAAATTGGGCACTAAAAGCAATTGATGAAGACGACTTGAAGCAATTGATAAACAAAATCAACACACTTGAAGCAATTGATACATAAGAGTTTTCTAGTAGTGCTCCCACATTCCAAATTGTGTGGACCCTTCTCCACAGTATCCTCACATTGTTGTTGCTTGTTGTGGCTGCGGTGGAGAAGGTGGAGGACCAACATTCTTGTTGTGACAAGGGCAGCAGCAATATGGATTTGAACATACTTGCACCTGTGAACCACCTCCATTGTTGTCTCCCCCTTCCTTCTCATTTATGTTGCTTACTTCCCTCTCTAGATCAAATATCCTATTCTGTAGGTAGGATATGTATTTCGCATGCGAAAAAATCGGACAAGGATCTACCAACGAGTGAACCCATAATTCTCCTTGACCAATGAATGATATATAAATGTTTACAGTTAGTTTTACTCAACAACAAAATCATATAGAATAAAGGATTAGAATTAATATTTGCATATGCATAAGGACTTCTGGAGAAACGCTGGCCTCCATCAATCTCCCGCTCGATGAACATCTGCACCAAGCAATCCTCACCATGCATGCACTTCGGCCAATCTTCTCTCCTGTTATCGTAAGACCTAAGTCTAACCTCTTTGTTGAAATCTCTTTTACTTTGAACTGGAAAGTTAAAAACCGCCTTCTCAAAAAATATGTACCAAGAGGGCCATCGAAATAGATGGGAGGTAACTTCCCTCCATCCTTTCGTCTCTCATTTTCTACACCCTTGCTCCTAGAAGACCCGGAAGACATTTGTATTGCACAATGAAGTAAATGTACAAAGGATCATATATATATAGACGAAAGAAGAGGTAGTGTAATGGATTCTGAAAAAGGCTATGTCCAGACTCTGAAAAGGCTATGTACAGGTTCTGAAAAGGCTAGCTGTAACAACGACAATGTAGGATATTGATGCTCCTGAAAAGGCTATAAAATTGATCTAAAAAGGCTAGATGTCATACTCACAATATAG of Zea mays cultivar B73 chromosome 8, Zm-B73-REFERENCE-NAM-5.0, whole genome shotgun sequence contains these proteins:
- the LOC100382397 gene encoding uncharacterized protein LOC100382397; the protein is MAALESNKKLRLLLVPFFATSHIGPFTDFAVRLATANPDAVELTLAVTPANVHVVRSALGRYGAEAGGVVKIATYPFPRVDGLAPGVENLSAAGDDGWRIDAVAVDEASTRPAQEALIREQSPDAVITDVHFIWNNAVAGELGVPCVTFSVVGIFSTLVMYHLGRDVVIRDGQEVTVPGLPLAGAGDTDPRIRVAGVPETPAGARRGQAVPCGDGQVLRRHPQLVRGSGAAILRHVREQRIPEARLLRRAPLAAVTTGRSKHQRFAMPRVARHQAEVFSGVRMLRHLRCHLGGPAPGTGAWARSFKEAIPVGGEGGRMDAAGGVGGARRREGDASERVGAADGDTVPSSGWRVPDALRVELAAGGGGGRRADADVAAGVRPVHRGETGDGGPQDRGEGVERDTEHEIRGAKGRGMAAEVVARAVARFLEPGGTGEAARSKAGVLAAKARSAVAEGGSSFCDLRRLVNDLIEARTAAGTNA